The region ATATACGCCGTATCAACCGGAAATTTCCCAAGGCGAGTTGCAGGCGATTTTTGAGTTTCAGACGATGGTGTGTGAGTTGACCGGCATGGATGTCGCCAACTCGTCGATGTACGACGGCGGCACGGCGCTTGCCGAAGCGGTGCTTCTTAGCGCCGCGCATACGAAGCGGAAGAAAGTGCTCATCTCGACCGCCGTTCATCCGCAATATCGGGAAGTCGTGCGCACATACGCCAAAGGGCAGAAGCTCGAAGTGAAAGAAATTCCGTATGACGGCGGCATCACCGATCTTAAGGCGCTTGAAGAGGAAATGGGGGATGATGTGGCGTGCGTTGTCGTCCAATACCCGAACTTTTTTGGTCAAATTGAGCCGCTGAAAGCGATCGCGCCGCTTGCGCATGAAAAGAAAAGCTTGTTTGTCGTCGCCAGCAACCCATTGGCGCTTGGCGTGTTGACTCCACCGGGAGCGTTTGGCGCCGACATTGTGGTCGGCGACATGCAGCCGTTTGGCATTCCGACGCAGTTTGGCGGCCCGCATTGCGGCTATTTTGCCGTCAAAGCGCCGCTCATGCGAAAAATTCCAGGGCGGCTCGTCGGGCAGACGACCGATGAGGACGGGCGCCGCGGGTTTGTCTTGACGCTTCAAGCGCGCGAACAGCACATCCGCCGTGATAAGGCGACATCCAACATTTGCTCCAATCAAGCGTTAAACGCCTTGGCCGCTTCCGTGGCGCTGTCGGCGCTCGGCAAGCGGGGCGTAAAAGAAATGGCGGCGATGAACATTCAAAAAGCGCATTATGCGAAGGTGAAACTTGAAAAGCGCGGATTGTCGTCGCCGTTTGCCGGTCCATTTTTCAACGAATTCGTCATCCGGCTCGGACGGCCGGTTTCTGATGTGAACGGCCGCCTGCTCGAAAAAGGAATCATCGGCGGCTATGACCTTGGCGGCGATTATCCGGAGCTTGCCGGTCATATGCTTGTTGCTGTCACCGAACTGCGGACAAAAGAAGAAATCGATCGGTTTGTCAATGAATTGGGGGATGGCCATGCGTAACGATCAACCGCTTATTTTCGAAAGAAGCAAGCCGGGGCGCATCGCCTACAGCCTGCCGTCGCTTGACGTGCCGGCTGTTGATGTCAGCGAGCTCGTGCCGGCCGATTATCTTCGCACTGAAGAGCCGGAGCTCCCGGAAGTGTCGGAGCTTGACTTAATGCGCCATTATACGGCGCTCTCGAAACGAAACCACGGCGTCGATTCCGGGTTTTACCCGCTCGGGTCATGCACGATGAAATACAATCCGAAAATCAATGAAAACGTCGCCCGCCTCGCCGGGTTTGCCCACATTCATCCGCTTCAGC is a window of Geobacillus kaustophilus DNA encoding:
- the gcvPA gene encoding aminomethyl-transferring glycine dehydrogenase subunit GcvPA, with the translated sequence MLHRYLPMTEEDKREMLKTIGVASIDDLFADIPEQVRFRGELKVKPAKSEPELWKELAALAEKNANVKQYVSFLGAGVYDHYIPAVVDHVLSRSEFYTAYTPYQPEISQGELQAIFEFQTMVCELTGMDVANSSMYDGGTALAEAVLLSAAHTKRKKVLISTAVHPQYREVVRTYAKGQKLEVKEIPYDGGITDLKALEEEMGDDVACVVVQYPNFFGQIEPLKAIAPLAHEKKSLFVVASNPLALGVLTPPGAFGADIVVGDMQPFGIPTQFGGPHCGYFAVKAPLMRKIPGRLVGQTTDEDGRRGFVLTLQAREQHIRRDKATSNICSNQALNALAASVALSALGKRGVKEMAAMNIQKAHYAKVKLEKRGLSSPFAGPFFNEFVIRLGRPVSDVNGRLLEKGIIGGYDLGGDYPELAGHMLVAVTELRTKEEIDRFVNELGDGHA